In Aliamphritea ceti, a single window of DNA contains:
- the pdhA gene encoding pyruvate dehydrogenase (acetyl-transferring) E1 component subunit alpha: MTQVYQGEINFRRFLDEQGTPVAELPIWASQPEILQSYYRNMVLARQLDTKIIALQRTGQMGTYPSMLGAEAIDAVSGGLMLPEDVLVPYYRNHLLQIIRGAEILDVLNYWGGDERGNASSGYGEDFPNAVPIATQSLHATGVATAFKIRGEKRVAVSFCGDGATSKGDFLEALNVAGAWQLPVVFFVNNNQWAISVPRSIQCGAETLAQKGLAAGIRSEQVDGNDVIAIHEAMADALKHARDGKGATMIEAISYRLSDHTTADDATRYRHNDELKAAWQKEPVKRLQNYLAANGWWDEIQEQAWLNEVQQIIQAQVDTYLAMDTQPVESMFDYLYAEVPKALQEQRASASIKAMTGGSHHE; the protein is encoded by the coding sequence ATGACACAGGTATATCAGGGCGAAATCAATTTTCGTCGCTTTCTTGACGAACAAGGTACACCGGTTGCTGAACTTCCCATCTGGGCCAGCCAACCTGAAATACTGCAAAGCTATTACCGCAATATGGTTTTAGCACGCCAGCTGGACACTAAAATCATCGCGCTGCAGCGAACCGGCCAAATGGGTACTTATCCGTCTATGTTAGGTGCCGAAGCCATAGATGCTGTCAGCGGCGGCCTAATGCTTCCAGAAGATGTCCTGGTGCCTTACTACCGGAATCATCTATTACAGATAATACGTGGAGCGGAAATACTCGACGTCCTGAATTATTGGGGAGGAGACGAACGCGGCAACGCTTCTTCAGGTTATGGAGAGGACTTTCCTAACGCCGTGCCTATCGCGACACAGAGTTTGCACGCTACAGGTGTAGCAACAGCCTTTAAAATCCGGGGCGAAAAGCGCGTAGCAGTTAGTTTTTGCGGTGATGGTGCAACATCCAAAGGGGACTTCCTGGAAGCCCTCAATGTGGCTGGCGCCTGGCAACTGCCCGTGGTTTTCTTCGTCAATAACAACCAGTGGGCAATTTCAGTACCACGCAGTATTCAGTGTGGCGCCGAAACACTGGCCCAGAAAGGCCTCGCCGCAGGCATCCGTAGTGAACAGGTCGATGGCAATGACGTTATCGCTATTCATGAAGCTATGGCAGATGCCCTAAAACATGCCCGTGACGGTAAAGGCGCCACTATGATTGAAGCCATCAGTTATCGGTTAAGTGATCATACAACCGCCGATGACGCTACCCGTTACCGTCATAACGATGAACTCAAAGCCGCCTGGCAAAAAGAACCGGTTAAACGCTTACAAAACTATCTGGCTGCCAACGGATGGTGGGATGAAATTCAGGAACAAGCTTGGTTGAACGAGGTACAGCAAATCATTCAGGCTCAGGTAGATACATATCTGGCGATGGATACACAGCCTGTCGAGAGCATGTTCGACTATCTATATGCCGAGGTACCAAAGGCCCTTCAGGAACAGCGAGCCAGTGCTTCCATTAAGGCTATGACAGGAGGGTCACATCATGAGTAA
- a CDS encoding L,D-transpeptidase family protein, producing the protein MIRRLINQGASLRRSVSLLTICACLSAPAIADQITYADETLDRETLLLSSLGDLQQNQLNGAVDKLKTLIDEQPDFRLAQLIYADLMAAQGAPLSAVGNNKTDADAKTLNGLIKEAQARMNIASVRPDAGLIPSSLIKMSDDQEHVIVIDISSSRLYLFENQQGVPVLINDYYVSYGRGGVNKRIRGDLKTPLGVYFTTSRLSDEQLPARYGSGALPINYPNVWDVRHGYNGSGIWLHGSPKDTFSRPPQASEGCLSLTNQHFSELDGIVDFDATPVLLGTNFEWVERQDWLDKQTELVEVVNGWRDDWQSLNTDKFVSHYSRDFDNGKEDYKRFVAHKRRVNAAKSYIDVGIENLSLYQYPDQPDLLVASFEQNYSSNNYNGSSIKRQYWVKQDGKWKIAYEGAPSKGIP; encoded by the coding sequence ATGATACGAAGACTTATTAATCAAGGAGCGTCATTACGACGCAGTGTAAGTTTACTGACCATTTGTGCCTGTTTATCTGCCCCAGCTATTGCTGATCAGATTACTTATGCAGATGAAACTCTGGATCGTGAAACTCTGTTGCTTTCGAGCCTTGGAGATTTACAACAGAATCAGCTGAATGGTGCTGTCGATAAGTTAAAAACATTAATTGATGAGCAACCTGATTTTCGCCTGGCGCAATTAATTTACGCTGATCTGATGGCCGCTCAGGGAGCGCCCCTCAGTGCCGTTGGTAATAATAAAACAGATGCTGATGCTAAAACGCTTAACGGTCTGATCAAAGAAGCGCAAGCCCGGATGAATATTGCATCCGTGCGTCCTGATGCAGGACTTATTCCATCCAGCCTGATTAAAATGTCTGACGATCAGGAACATGTCATTGTTATTGATATATCCAGCTCACGGTTATATCTGTTTGAGAATCAGCAAGGCGTTCCTGTTTTAATCAATGATTATTATGTTTCATATGGGCGTGGCGGCGTTAATAAACGTATACGTGGTGATTTGAAAACACCTCTTGGAGTGTATTTCACAACCAGCCGTTTAAGCGATGAACAGTTGCCTGCTCGCTATGGTTCAGGTGCGTTGCCAATTAATTATCCGAATGTCTGGGATGTGCGTCACGGTTATAATGGTAGCGGTATTTGGTTACATGGGTCACCAAAGGATACGTTCAGCCGGCCACCGCAGGCTAGTGAAGGGTGTTTGTCTTTAACAAATCAACATTTCTCAGAGTTAGATGGTATCGTTGATTTTGATGCTACACCGGTATTATTAGGTACTAACTTTGAGTGGGTTGAACGTCAGGACTGGCTGGATAAGCAGACAGAGCTGGTGGAGGTTGTTAATGGTTGGCGAGATGACTGGCAAAGCCTGAATACGGATAAATTTGTTAGTCACTATTCTCGGGATTTTGATAACGGGAAGGAAGACTATAAGCGCTTCGTAGCGCATAAGCGCAGGGTTAATGCTGCTAAGTCCTATATTGATGTTGGTATTGAAAATCTAAGTCTTTATCAGTATCCGGATCAGCCTGATTTATTAGTGGCTTCGTTTGAACAGAATTACAGTAGCAACAATTACAACGGTAGTAGTATTAAGCGTCAGTATTGGGTAAAGCAAGACGGAAAGTGGAAAATTGCTTATGAAGGAGCGCCAAGTAAAGGTATTCCATAG
- a CDS encoding SpoVR family protein codes for MKKREPISTGSEWTFELIQKYDAEISRVAKHYGLDTYPNQIEVITSEQMMDAYSSVGMPLNYNHWSYGKQFVSTEQQYKRGQMGLAYEIVINSDPCISYLMEENTMTMQALVIAHACYGHNSFFKGNYLFRTWTDASAIIDYLLFAKNYIAKCEERHGLEAVEQILDACHALMNYGVNRYQRPQPITPDEEKARQAEREEYVQRHINQLWNTIPKKDSEEVVHEIRFPKDPEENLLYFIEKNAPLLESWQRELVRIVRKIAQYFYPQRQTQVMNEGWACFWHYTLLNHLHDEGLVTDGFIMEFLHSHTSVVYQPPFDSPYFSGINPYALGYGMMQDIRRICENPTDEDREWFPDIAGSDWNETIQDAMRNYKDESFILQFLSPNMIRELKLFTIDDDSRSSTLQISAIHNNSGYQKVRENLAAQYNIGNREPNIQVYNVDVRGDRSLTLRHYIHSGQPLGDSTFEVLKHLHILWGFDIHMESVTPEGNVQKNFHCPLQPEAATAE; via the coding sequence ATGAAGAAGCGCGAGCCGATTTCTACCGGGTCAGAGTGGACTTTCGAACTGATCCAAAAATATGATGCAGAAATATCCCGGGTTGCAAAACACTATGGCCTGGATACATACCCTAACCAGATTGAAGTAATCACCTCTGAACAGATGATGGACGCATACTCTTCTGTAGGTATGCCGCTGAATTATAACCACTGGTCGTACGGCAAACAGTTTGTCTCCACAGAGCAGCAGTACAAACGCGGCCAAATGGGCCTTGCATACGAAATAGTTATTAACTCAGATCCATGTATTTCTTACCTAATGGAAGAAAACACTATGACGATGCAGGCGCTCGTTATTGCCCACGCCTGCTATGGCCATAATTCATTCTTCAAAGGTAACTATCTGTTCCGAACCTGGACAGATGCCTCAGCAATTATCGACTATCTGCTATTTGCCAAAAACTACATCGCAAAATGCGAAGAGCGCCATGGCCTGGAGGCAGTAGAACAAATCCTCGATGCCTGTCACGCCCTAATGAATTACGGTGTAAACCGATATCAGCGACCTCAACCCATTACCCCCGATGAAGAAAAAGCCCGCCAGGCGGAACGTGAAGAATACGTTCAGAGGCATATAAATCAGCTCTGGAATACCATCCCCAAAAAAGATTCTGAAGAAGTTGTACATGAAATACGCTTTCCCAAAGATCCTGAGGAAAACTTACTTTACTTTATTGAAAAAAATGCACCATTGCTTGAATCATGGCAACGTGAACTGGTACGGATTGTTCGTAAAATTGCGCAGTACTTTTATCCTCAGCGCCAAACTCAGGTAATGAACGAAGGCTGGGCCTGTTTCTGGCATTACACCTTATTAAATCATCTGCATGATGAAGGTCTGGTGACCGATGGCTTTATCATGGAGTTTCTTCACTCTCATACCAGCGTAGTCTATCAGCCTCCATTCGACTCACCTTACTTTAGCGGTATAAACCCTTATGCGCTCGGCTATGGGATGATGCAGGATATCCGTCGTATTTGTGAAAACCCAACCGATGAGGATCGTGAATGGTTCCCGGATATCGCTGGCAGTGACTGGAATGAAACGATTCAGGACGCGATGCGGAACTATAAAGACGAAAGCTTCATTTTACAGTTTTTGTCCCCTAACATGATTCGCGAACTTAAGTTGTTCACAATTGACGATGACAGCCGTAGCAGCACATTACAAATAAGTGCTATTCACAATAACAGCGGCTATCAGAAGGTTCGCGAAAATCTTGCGGCGCAATACAATATCGGTAACCGAGAACCTAATATACAAGTGTATAACGTTGACGTCAGAGGTGACCGCTCGCTAACGCTGCGCCATTACATACACAGCGGCCAGCCGCTTGGAGACTCAACTTTCGAAGTCCTCAAGCATTTACATATCCTCTGGGGATTTGATATCCATATGGAATCTGTCACTCCGGAAGGAAATGTACAAAAAAACTTCCACTGCCCTCTGCAGCCAGAAGCTGCAACCGCAGAATAA
- a CDS encoding histidine triad nucleotide-binding protein, with the protein MDCLFCKILKQEIPAQIVYEDDKVIAFNDINPEAPTHVLIIPRKHIATINDIGPEDCELVGHMVLAANSIAKQAGFAEDGYRTVFNCNEDGGQTVYHIHLHLLGGKPMGWPPYQEKLKTA; encoded by the coding sequence ATGGATTGCCTTTTCTGTAAAATTCTTAAGCAGGAAATACCTGCTCAAATCGTTTACGAAGATGACAAAGTTATCGCTTTTAACGACATTAATCCTGAAGCCCCTACCCATGTACTGATTATTCCCCGCAAACACATTGCGACCATTAATGATATTGGACCTGAAGACTGTGAGCTTGTTGGGCATATGGTTTTAGCAGCTAACAGCATTGCTAAACAGGCAGGCTTCGCTGAAGACGGCTATCGCACGGTATTCAACTGTAACGAAGATGGCGGACAAACTGTTTATCATATTCATCTTCACCTGTTGGGTGGAAAACCAATGGGCTGGCCTCCTTATCAGGAAAAACTCAAAACTGCCTGA
- a CDS encoding YeaH/YhbH family protein, giving the protein MSYIIDRRLNAKKKSTVNRQRFLRRYKAHIKRSVEEAVNTRSITDINQGSEISIPNKDVSEPVLHHGSGGFRQRVFPGNKEFVVGDEIERPQGGGGGGGAGEGSASNQGEGEDDFTFQINQEEFLDFMFEDLELPYMIKKQLRDATSFETRRAGFTSVGSPDKLNVIRSLRSAQARRIALSGKERREIRILKKELDQLELMLPDESAKLKMADIEEQIEVLKKRIKRMPFIDEFDLKYNNLIRTPVPSSKAMMLCIMDVSGSMTQSIKDIAKRFFILLYLFLNRNYKQIELVFVRHHTHAKEVDEQEFFYSRETGGTIVSSALNLSADIIRDRYPSNDWNIYVAQASDGDNWDGDSHICKQVLQEQILPLTQYFAYIEITTGPPQNLWLEYQQIQEQFEESFAMHNITEAADIYPVFRKLFEKKE; this is encoded by the coding sequence ATGAGTTATATCATTGACCGTCGCCTCAACGCGAAGAAGAAAAGTACCGTAAACCGACAGCGTTTTCTGAGGCGTTATAAAGCGCACATTAAACGCTCCGTAGAAGAGGCTGTAAACACCCGTAGCATTACTGATATAAATCAGGGCAGCGAAATATCTATACCAAACAAAGATGTTTCCGAACCGGTACTCCACCACGGCAGTGGTGGTTTCAGGCAACGGGTATTTCCTGGCAACAAAGAATTTGTTGTCGGGGATGAAATCGAACGCCCACAAGGTGGCGGAGGTGGCGGTGGCGCCGGTGAAGGCTCCGCCAGTAATCAGGGGGAAGGTGAAGATGACTTCACCTTCCAGATCAACCAGGAAGAGTTTCTGGACTTCATGTTTGAAGACCTTGAGCTGCCTTACATGATCAAAAAACAGCTGCGGGATGCCACCAGCTTTGAGACCCGCAGAGCAGGCTTTACCAGCGTGGGCTCCCCGGACAAGCTTAATGTTATCCGTTCACTGCGATCAGCACAGGCCCGACGTATTGCGCTCTCAGGTAAAGAACGGCGTGAAATCCGGATTCTGAAAAAGGAACTGGATCAACTTGAATTAATGCTCCCGGACGAAAGTGCCAAACTGAAAATGGCGGATATTGAAGAACAGATCGAGGTGCTAAAAAAACGCATCAAGCGTATGCCGTTTATTGATGAGTTCGATCTTAAATATAACAACCTGATACGCACTCCTGTGCCCAGCAGTAAAGCGATGATGCTCTGTATCATGGACGTATCCGGTTCAATGACTCAATCGATAAAAGATATCGCCAAGCGCTTCTTTATCCTTCTCTATCTGTTTCTGAACCGAAACTATAAACAGATAGAGCTGGTATTTGTGCGCCACCATACCCACGCAAAAGAGGTAGATGAACAGGAATTTTTCTATTCTCGCGAAACCGGCGGCACCATCGTTTCCAGCGCGCTGAATCTGTCCGCTGATATCATTCGCGACCGTTATCCAAGTAACGACTGGAACATATATGTCGCACAGGCCTCAGACGGCGATAACTGGGATGGCGACTCACACATTTGCAAGCAAGTACTGCAGGAACAGATCCTGCCACTCACACAATACTTCGCGTATATCGAAATCACTACTGGCCCGCCCCAGAACCTCTGGCTGGAATACCAACAGATACAAGAACAGTTTGAAGAAAGTTTTGCGATGCATAACATCACCGAAGCTGCGGATATCTATCCTGTATTCCGTAAGCTGTTCGAGAAAAAGGAGTGA
- a CDS encoding alpha-ketoacid dehydrogenase subunit beta translates to MSNETHNVTMVEAINLALMSEMQKDESVIILGEDVGTNGGVFRATVDLRETFGIKRVLDTPLAENMIAGLSIGMATQGLRPVAEIQFMGFIFPTMEQLICHAARIRNRTRGRLSCPLVIRAPFGGGIHAPEHHSESTEALLSHIPGIRVVIPSSPARAYGLLLAAIRNPDPVVFLEPKRIYRLSAQPVEDNGQALPLDTCFTLREGKDITLVSWGAMIKETLEAADALKQQNIECEVIDVACMNPLDHDTILSSVAKTGRCIVIHEAPKSCAVGAEISATIAERALLSLKAPVQRVTGYDTVMPYYKLEQQYMPNTADILAAVQTTLEFS, encoded by the coding sequence ATGAGTAATGAAACACATAATGTCACCATGGTTGAAGCTATTAATCTGGCGCTGATGTCTGAAATGCAGAAAGACGAATCCGTGATTATTCTGGGTGAAGACGTCGGCACCAACGGCGGTGTATTCCGTGCCACCGTAGATCTTCGTGAAACCTTTGGCATTAAACGGGTTCTGGATACACCACTGGCAGAAAACATGATCGCCGGCCTGAGTATAGGTATGGCTACCCAGGGACTCAGGCCAGTCGCTGAAATTCAGTTCATGGGATTTATCTTCCCAACAATGGAGCAACTGATCTGTCACGCAGCACGAATACGCAACCGAACCCGCGGCCGCCTCAGTTGCCCGCTTGTTATCCGTGCGCCATTTGGTGGTGGTATTCATGCCCCGGAACACCATTCTGAAAGTACAGAAGCACTGTTATCACACATACCGGGAATCAGAGTTGTCATCCCCTCATCCCCTGCCCGTGCGTACGGTTTGTTACTGGCAGCTATCCGTAATCCCGATCCGGTCGTATTTCTTGAACCCAAGCGAATATACCGACTCAGCGCCCAACCAGTGGAAGATAACGGCCAGGCCTTACCCTTAGATACATGTTTCACACTACGCGAAGGCAAAGACATAACGCTGGTTAGCTGGGGAGCGATGATCAAAGAGACGTTGGAAGCAGCCGATGCGCTTAAACAACAGAATATTGAATGCGAAGTCATTGATGTGGCCTGTATGAATCCTCTGGACCACGACACAATTTTGTCCTCTGTCGCTAAAACAGGCCGTTGTATTGTTATTCACGAAGCACCAAAAAGCTGTGCTGTCGGTGCAGAGATTTCAGCAACGATTGCAGAACGTGCACTTCTGAGCCTGAAGGCACCGGTACAACGAGTAACCGGCTACGACACAGTCATGCCATATTACAAACTAGAGCAGCAGTATATGCCCAACACCGCTGACATCCTTGCAGCAGTTCAGACAACACTGGAGTTCTCATGA
- a CDS encoding dihydrolipoamide acetyltransferase family protein — translation MKYFKLPDLGEGLPEAEILEWLIKEGDEVKTDQILVSVETAKAIIEIPSPQDGTIAHLFGADGDTIHTGEPLIEFAGEEDADTGTVVGKLSQEAASSDDHFYIGAAPSTQHHQPQMTPAVRALAQRLGVDINQLQGSGHDGHVTPRDIEHAAHLDQLHGKAEPLRGVRKQMAKNMARAQAEVVPVTLNDDVDISGWTGKQDITMRLMHAIAAGCRAEPALNAWFDGPRLARRLHSKIHLGVAVDTEQGLFVPVMRDIGNRNQDNLRLGLDNLRNDVINRTIPPAELAGNTITLSNFGTIAGRYANPIVVPPTVAILGAGAIYQTASANAKGTFEMHPMLPLSLTFDHRAATGGEAARFMRAVKEDLIKNQIVDSTQNEEKFVREEQS, via the coding sequence ATGAAGTATTTCAAATTGCCTGATTTAGGCGAAGGCCTACCGGAAGCCGAAATTCTTGAATGGCTCATCAAAGAAGGTGATGAGGTCAAAACAGATCAGATTTTGGTATCCGTTGAAACAGCTAAAGCCATCATCGAAATCCCCTCACCTCAGGACGGCACCATTGCACATTTATTCGGCGCTGATGGCGACACTATCCATACCGGCGAACCACTGATCGAATTTGCTGGTGAGGAAGACGCAGACACAGGTACCGTCGTTGGTAAACTCAGCCAGGAAGCTGCCAGCAGTGACGATCATTTTTACATTGGCGCAGCACCCAGCACTCAGCACCACCAGCCGCAAATGACACCGGCCGTCCGGGCTCTGGCTCAACGTTTAGGTGTAGATATAAACCAGTTACAGGGTAGCGGTCATGATGGCCATGTTACTCCCCGCGATATTGAACATGCCGCTCATCTGGATCAGCTCCACGGTAAGGCCGAACCGCTTCGGGGTGTCCGTAAGCAAATGGCAAAAAATATGGCCAGGGCTCAGGCAGAAGTCGTTCCTGTCACGCTCAATGATGATGTCGATATCAGCGGCTGGACAGGAAAACAGGATATAACAATGCGCCTCATGCATGCTATCGCGGCAGGCTGTCGCGCTGAGCCAGCCCTTAACGCCTGGTTTGATGGCCCACGCTTGGCCAGACGCCTGCACAGTAAAATTCACCTGGGCGTTGCTGTCGATACTGAACAAGGCTTATTTGTGCCTGTAATGCGCGATATAGGTAACCGGAATCAGGATAACCTCCGTCTGGGTCTTGATAACCTGCGTAATGACGTTATAAACCGCACCATTCCGCCTGCTGAATTAGCCGGCAATACCATCACGCTGTCTAATTTCGGCACCATTGCCGGTCGTTACGCAAACCCAATAGTCGTACCACCAACTGTGGCTATCCTTGGAGCTGGCGCTATCTACCAGACCGCTTCAGCTAACGCCAAAGGCACATTTGAAATGCACCCCATGCTACCTCTGTCTCTGACCTTTGATCACCGTGCTGCTACCGGTGGAGAAGCGGCCCGCTTCATGCGGGCCGTTAAAGAGGATTTGATTAAAAATCAAATAGTTGATTCAACACAAAATGAGGAAAAATTCGTCAGAGAAGAGCAATCTTGA
- a CDS encoding Leu/Phe/Val dehydrogenase — MFKQMETDSLEQLHFFSDPSTELRAIVAIHNTQRGPALGGCRFIPYSTTNEAITDAIRLAKGMSYKAALAGLPFGGGKAVIIQPDTIKDRHALMRSFGQSIHSMNGQYITAMDSGTLVDDMDDIAQQTNFVSCTRHMGDPSPATARGVLAGIRANLKYTTGSDILKGRHIAIQGLGHVGLSLATQLHNAGSHLTVTDIDDNKMLLARQQLNADICSPEEIYGINCDVFSPCGLGAVINSETISRLRCGSIAGSANNQLEAPEMGLQLKQRNILYAPDYVINSGGLMFVAMRYQQLTDVAISNKIAGIFDTLSDIYLDAKQDNRVISDIADQRALEIIQQSGPNQFQAA; from the coding sequence ATGTTTAAACAAATGGAAACCGATTCGCTGGAGCAACTACATTTTTTCAGCGACCCTAGCACCGAATTAAGAGCCATCGTTGCGATTCACAACACGCAACGAGGCCCTGCTCTCGGCGGCTGCCGGTTTATTCCTTACTCAACTACCAACGAAGCCATTACGGATGCGATTCGTCTGGCGAAAGGCATGAGCTATAAAGCGGCTTTAGCAGGCTTACCCTTTGGTGGCGGTAAAGCAGTCATCATTCAACCTGACACAATCAAAGACCGGCATGCTCTCATGCGCAGTTTCGGCCAATCAATTCACAGCATGAACGGGCAGTACATAACTGCTATGGACAGCGGCACTCTGGTTGATGATATGGACGACATTGCTCAGCAAACAAACTTTGTATCCTGTACCCGCCATATGGGTGATCCGTCCCCAGCTACTGCCAGGGGAGTATTAGCCGGTATTCGCGCCAATCTTAAATACACGACCGGCAGTGACATACTCAAAGGCAGACACATCGCAATACAGGGCTTAGGGCACGTGGGCTTAAGCTTAGCGACGCAGCTGCATAATGCGGGTTCTCATCTGACTGTCACTGATATAGATGACAACAAAATGCTACTGGCCAGACAACAGCTGAATGCAGATATCTGTAGCCCTGAAGAGATCTATGGCATCAATTGTGACGTATTCAGTCCATGTGGTCTGGGGGCTGTTATCAACAGTGAAACAATCTCCAGGTTGCGTTGCGGCAGTATTGCCGGCTCCGCGAACAACCAGCTAGAAGCTCCTGAAATGGGTCTGCAGTTAAAACAGCGCAACATACTGTACGCCCCTGACTACGTGATAAATTCCGGCGGCCTGATGTTCGTGGCGATGCGTTATCAACAACTGACTGATGTAGCGATCAGTAACAAAATAGCAGGCATTTTCGACACTTTGTCAGATATCTATCTGGACGCAAAACAAGATAACCGGGTAATCAGCGATATAGCTGACCAACGGGCATTGGAGATTATTCAGCAGTCCGGTCCAAATCAGTTTCAGGCTGCCTGA
- a CDS encoding PrkA family serine protein kinase, which produces MNIFEQYKARFDATLEQEYSLQEYLDICKEDPMAYASAAERILNAIGKPELVDTSHDPRLSRIFSNKLIQRYPSFDEFYGMEDAIEQIVSYFKHAAQGLEERKQILYLLGPVGGGKSSLAERLKALMEHIPFYAIKDSPINESPLGLFNPTEDGAILEEEYGIPRRYLKGLMSPWVVKRLNEYGGDISKFKVVKLYPSIINQIAIAKTEPGDENNQDISSLVGKVDIRMLEEFPQHDPDAYSFSGALCHANQGMMEFVEMFKAPIKVLHPLLTATQEGNYNSTEGMASIPFEGILLAHSNESEWQSFKNNKTNEAFIDRVYIVKVPYCMRVSEEVHIYQKLLEHSSLRHAPCAPDTLHMLAQFSVLSRIKEPENSNTFSKMRIYDGENLKDTDPKAKSLQEYRDSAGVDEGMEGLSTRFAFKILSKVFNFDPVEIAANPVHLMYVLEQQIEQQQFPTEVQERLIGFLKEYIAPKYIEFLGKEIQTAYLESYSEYGQNIFDRYVTYADFWIQDQEYRDPETGDILNRVAISEELEKIEKPAGISNPKDFRHEIVNFVLRARADNKGKNPSWNSYEKMRTVIEKKMFSNTEDLLPVISFNPKASSEDQKKHSEFVKRMTERGYTEKQVRLLSEWYIRVRKSQ; this is translated from the coding sequence ATGAATATTTTTGAACAATACAAAGCACGCTTTGATGCCACGCTGGAGCAAGAGTATAGCCTGCAAGAGTATTTAGATATCTGTAAAGAAGATCCGATGGCGTATGCCAGTGCGGCAGAACGTATCCTGAACGCAATCGGTAAACCAGAACTGGTGGATACTTCCCATGACCCACGGCTCAGCCGGATATTTTCCAACAAACTTATCCAGCGCTATCCTTCCTTCGATGAATTCTATGGAATGGAAGACGCCATAGAACAAATTGTTTCCTACTTCAAACATGCCGCGCAGGGACTGGAAGAACGCAAACAAATCCTTTATCTGCTAGGTCCTGTTGGGGGTGGTAAATCCTCTCTGGCAGAACGTCTGAAAGCGTTAATGGAGCATATTCCTTTCTATGCTATTAAAGACTCACCTATCAATGAGTCACCGCTAGGCTTATTCAACCCTACTGAAGACGGCGCTATTCTTGAAGAAGAATATGGTATTCCACGCCGCTACCTGAAGGGTTTAATGTCACCATGGGTCGTCAAGCGCCTGAATGAATATGGCGGTGATATAAGTAAATTCAAAGTGGTAAAACTATATCCTTCCATTATTAATCAGATAGCCATCGCTAAAACTGAGCCAGGCGATGAAAACAACCAGGATATATCCAGCCTGGTCGGTAAAGTCGATATACGTATGCTGGAAGAGTTTCCTCAGCATGATCCGGACGCCTATAGTTTTTCCGGTGCTCTCTGCCATGCCAACCAGGGAATGATGGAATTCGTCGAGATGTTCAAGGCCCCAATTAAAGTACTGCACCCTTTACTGACAGCAACTCAGGAAGGCAATTACAACAGTACAGAGGGTATGGCCTCTATTCCGTTCGAAGGCATTCTTCTTGCGCACTCAAACGAATCCGAGTGGCAAAGCTTTAAGAACAACAAAACCAACGAGGCTTTTATCGACCGTGTTTATATCGTCAAAGTGCCTTATTGCATGCGCGTATCAGAAGAAGTTCACATCTATCAGAAACTGCTGGAGCACAGTTCATTACGTCATGCGCCTTGCGCACCAGACACCCTACATATGTTGGCTCAATTCTCTGTACTGTCTCGTATTAAAGAACCTGAAAACTCTAATACTTTCTCTAAGATGCGTATTTACGACGGTGAAAATCTCAAAGATACAGATCCTAAAGCGAAATCCTTACAGGAATACAGAGACTCAGCCGGTGTAGACGAAGGTATGGAAGGCCTTTCAACCCGTTTCGCGTTCAAAATTCTTTCCAAAGTATTCAATTTCGATCCGGTAGAAATTGCCGCGAACCCCGTACACCTGATGTATGTTCTGGAACAGCAAATTGAACAACAGCAGTTCCCAACTGAAGTGCAGGAACGTTTAATAGGCTTCCTCAAAGAATATATCGCACCTAAATATATAGAGTTCCTCGGTAAAGAAATTCAGACCGCGTATCTTGAATCATACTCAGAGTATGGTCAGAACATATTTGACCGTTACGTTACTTATGCTGACTTCTGGATTCAGGATCAGGAATATCGCGACCCTGAAACCGGTGACATATTAAACCGTGTAGCCATCAGCGAAGAACTTGAGAAAATCGAGAAACCAGCCGGTATCAGTAACCCTAAAGACTTCCGCCATGAAATCGTCAACTTCGTACTGCGTGCGCGAGCTGACAACAAAGGAAAGAATCCTTCATGGAACAGTTACGAAAAAATGCGTACCGTCATTGAAAAGAAAATGTTCTCTAATACAGAAGACCTGTTACCAGTCATTTCTTTCAATCCTAAGGCGTCCAGTGAAGACCAGAAGAAACACAGCGAATTCGTTAAACGTATGACCGAAAGGGGTTATACAGAGAAGCAGGTTCGCTTGTTATCTGAATGGTATATCCGGGTCAGAAAATCGCAGTAA